A region of Argentina anserina chromosome 5, drPotAnse1.1, whole genome shotgun sequence DNA encodes the following proteins:
- the LOC126794642 gene encoding protein RGF1 INDUCIBLE TRANSCRIPTION FACTOR 1, with protein MGAGGPDEEDNRWPPWLKPLLKESFFAHCKLHADSHKSECNMYCLDCMNGPLCSLCLAYHKDHRAIQIRRSSYHDVIRVNEIQKHLDITGVQTYIINSARVVFLNERPQPRPGKGVTNTCEVCERSLLDSFRFCSLGCKIVGTSQNPLKRMRARLMGSDSEDSYCSSSSHRRFSNNKMQSFSPSTPPPTSTNYRTAKRRKGIPHRAPMGGLIIEY; from the exons ATG GGTGCTGGAGGTCCTGATGAGGAAGACAACAGGTGGCCGCCATGGCTGAAGCCTCTGCTCAAAGAGAGCTTCTTTGCTCATTGCAAATTGCATGCTGATTCTCACAAGAGTGAGTGCAATATGTACTGCTTGGATTGTATGAATGGTCCTCTCTGTTCTCTCTGCCTTGCCTACCACAAGGACCACCGTGCCATTCAG ATAAGGAGGTCTTCATACCATGATGTGATCAGGGTGAATGAGATTCAGAAGCATCTTGACATCACCGGAGTGCAGACCTACATTATCAACAGTGCGAGAGTCGTTTTCCTGAATGAGAGGCCTCAGCCTAGGCCCGGAAAAGGAGTCACCAATACCTGTGAAGTCTGTGAGCGCAGCCTCCTTGATTCATTCAGATTCTGCTCTCTTGGTTGCAAG ATTGTGGGGACTTCCCAGAATCCACTGAAGAGAATGAGAGCCAGGCTGATGGGTTCGGACTCGGAGGACTCCTactgcagcagcagcagccacAGAAGGTTCTCCAACAACAAAATGCAGAGCTTCTCGCCGTCAACGCCACCCCCAACCTCCACCAATTACCGGACGGCCAAGAGGAGGAAGGGCATTCCCCACAGGGCACCAATGGGAGGACTAATCATAGAATACTAA